A window of Amycolatopsis sp. 195334CR genomic DNA:
CGCGCCCGCCACGCACTACGAACTCGTGCGCGCGGGCATCGCGCTGTACGGGGTCGAACCGCTGGCCGGGCGGTACTCCGGGCTCCGGCCCGCGATGACCCTGCGCACCAGGACGAACCTGGTGCGGCGTGTTCCGGCGGGCACCGGGGTCTCCTACGACCACGAGTACGTCACCGGCCGCGAGACCACGCTGGCGCTGGTTCCGCTCGGCTTCGCCGACGGTGTGCCGCGCCGCGCCTCCGGGCGCGGTGAGGTGCTGCTGCACGGGCGGCGGTGCCCGGTGGCCGGCCGCGTGGCGATGGACCAGTTCGTCGCCGACGCGGGTGACGCGCCGGTGCGCGTCGGTGACGAGGTGCTGGTTTTCGGGCCGGGAACCCGGGGTGAACCGACCGTGGCCGAATGGGCACACTGGGCGCAGACAAATCCGCACGAGATTCTCACCGGTATCGGAAACAGGGTACCGAGGCGTTATCTACCGGCAATTCCGTCGAATGGCAGCAATGGTCGTGGAACGGCCAGGGCGTAATAACCGGTGGTAGTGTCCTTCGGCACGGGAACAATGTGACATCACCATTTCTGGTCGATCCGGAGTGATTCGTAAGAAAAAGTGGGGGCGGGATGACAATCGACGCGACGGACCGGCGGATCGGCGCCGCCGGTCTGGTGGAGACCATCCGGGCCGAGCACGAATACCAGCGGGAAACGCTGTGCCTGATCGCGGCCCGCAGCATCGTGCACCCGCGCGTGGCGGCGGCCACCCAGTCGGTGTTCGCCAACATCACCACCGAGGGCTATCCCGGCGACCGCTACCACTCCGGTTCGGCCGGTGCCGACGTGGTCGAGCGGATGGCGGTGGACTCGGCGTGCGCGGTCTTCGGCGCCGCCTACGCGAACGTGCAGTCCCACGCCGCCAGCACGGCGAACCTCACCGTGCTGACCGCGCTGCTCGCCCCCGGTGACGTGGTGCTCAGCATGGACCTGGCCAGCGGCGGGCACCTCACCCACGTCAGCAGGCCGTCGGTGACCGGGCGGTTCTTCCGCGGCGTGTACTACGGCGTGCGCGCGGACGGCCGGATCGACCTGGCCGAGGTGGACGAACTGGCCGCCCGCCACCGGCCGAAGATGATCATCTGCGGGGGCAGCGGGTACACCAGGGGCATCGACTTCGCCGGGTTCCGGCGCATCGCCGACCGCCACGGCTGCGTGCTGGTGGCCGACATCTCGCACACCGCCGGGCTGGTGGCGGCCGGTCTCTACCCGAGCCCCGTGCCGCACGTCCACGTCACCACGCTCTGCACGCACAAGCAGCTGTACGGGCCCAAGGGCGGGCTGATCCTGTCCGGGCCGGACGCGCTGGTCCCGCCGCCGGGGCGCACCGAACCGCTGGCGAAGATCCTGGACCGCGCGGTGTTCCCGTACTTCCAGGGATCTCCCGACTTCGGCGCGATCGCGGGCAAGGCCTGCGTGCTCGACTGGGTGCGCACGGCGGAGTTCCACCGGCTGATGCGGCGGGTCCGCGAACTGGCCGACCTGCTGGCCCGGCGCCTCGAACGCGGCTTCGACCTGGTGTCCGGCGGTACGGACAGCCATATGGTGCTGGTGGACCTGCGCTCCCGCGGGATCACCGGCCGCGACGCCGAACGCGCGCTGGAGGCCGCGGGCATCCTGGCCAACCGCAACCGGGTGCCCGGGGACACCACCCCGGCCAGGGTCGCCGCCGGACTGCGCGTGGGTACGAACATCGCCGCGTACCGGGGGATGACCACGGCGGACTTCGACCGCTGCTGCACCGGGATCGTCGACGTGCTGGAGAATCCGGCGGCAGTGCCCGGGGTACGTGCCGAGATCGCCGAAGTGATGTCGCGGTACCCGCTGGAAGGGGCGCTGTGATGGAACGCGCGCATCCCCATTTCCCCCTGGTGTGCCACGGAACCAGCCCGGCCGCCAGCAGTGGTCACCGGCTGCCCCCGGCGCCCGCGCCGGTACTGCTCGGTGCCCTGCTCGCGCAGGCCATGGCGTACTCCGGTCCGCGCATGGTCACCGTCCGCACCGACATCGACCACGTGCTCACCCTGGACGGGAGCACGATCGCGGACTTCATCGCCACTGCCGCCGCGGTCGACTCGGCGCCGGCCTTCCAGGTGGCGCTGGACCCGGAACCCGCCGCCACCGCGCTCACCTTCGCCTTCTGCGAGGAGTTCCGGATCGAGTGCGCCGGGCAACCGCGCGATCCCGCGGCGCTGGACCGGATAGCCGCGCACTACCTCACCTTCCTGCACGCCGCGCTCGCCGATCCGAACACCGAAGTGTCTCAAGTGGACTACCGGACCCCGGCGGAGAAGCAGGTGGCCGCCGAGCTCAACGACACCGCCCGTGATCTGGTGCACCCGGCGTGCCTGCACGAGCTGTTCGAGGCCGCGGTGGACCGCGACCCGGACGCGATCGCCCTGGTGCAGGGCGAAACCCGGCTGACCTTCGGTGAGCTCGACGCGCGCGCGAACGGCCTGGCCGCGCGCCTGCGCGGCGAGCGGATCGGGATCCTCGCCACGCTGAGCGTGGAGTTCGTGGTGTGCGCGCTCGCGGTGATGAAGTCCGGCGCCGCCTACGTCCCGCTGGACCCGAAGCTGCCGGAACAGCGACTGCGCACGCTCTTCCGGCTCGGGCACGTCTCGATGCTGCTGGCCGATCCGGCCTACGCGGACGTGGCCGGGGAGCTGACCGATTCCTGGCTCCCCGTACCGGACGGCGTGATGAGCGGGGAACGCCCGCGTGCCGGGGTCACCGGCACCGATCTGGCGTACTTGATCTTCACCTCCGGATCGACGGGTGAGCCCAAGGGCGTGCTGCTGGACCACGTCGGCCGGGCGAACCTGATCACCGACCTCAACCAGCGCTTCGGCATCGCTCCCGGTGACCGGATGCTCGTGGTGAGTTCACCGAGCTTCGACATGTCCGTCTACGACCTGTTCGGCACGCTCGCCGCCGGGGCGACGGCGGTGCTGCCGCAGCGGGGGTGCGAGCAGGACGTGGACCACTGGGCGCGGCTGATCACCGAGGAACGCGTGACCCTCTGGCACTCGGTGCCGTCGGCGCTGAGCCTGGTACTGAACCTGCTTCCGTCGCCTGTGGACAGTGTGCTGCGGTTGTTCCTGGTCGGCGGCGACTGGATCCCGGTGGACCAGCCGGAACGGGTGCGCCGCGTGTTTCCCGGGGCCGAGTTCTACAGCCTCGGCGGGGCGACGGAGGTGTCGGTGGACAGCGTGATCCACCGCGTGCCGCCGGGGCGGCGGTACCCGCGGGCGATCCCGTACGGGCGGCCGCTGGCCAACCAGACCGCGCGCGTGCTCGACCGATACGGCCGCGAGGCGGCGCTCGAACTGCCCGGCGAGCTGGTGCTCGGCGGTGTCGGCGTCGGGCGGGGTTACGACCGGCGGCCCGAACTGACCGCCGAACGCTTCCCGGCCGACCCGTTCACCGGCGGCCGGATGTACCGGACCGGCGACGCCGCGCGGCTGGCGCCGGACGGCACGATCGACCTGCTGGGACGGCTGGACCAGCAGCTCAAGCTCGACGGGGTGCGCATCGAACTGGGGGAGATCCAGACCGCGATCGAGGCGGACCCGCGGGTGCGCGAGGCCGTGGTGGTGCCCCGCCGCGACGATTCGGGCCGCGCCGTCGCGCTCGTCGCCTTCGTGGTGCCGGACGGGAATCCGGGCACGCTCCTGGACGAGCTGCCGGAGCGGTTGCGGGCGGTGCTCCACCGCTCGTCCGTGCCCGGCGAGTTCCGGCTGGTCGAGCGAATTCCGTTGAACGCCAACGGGAAGGTCGACCGGACCGCACTGGCGAACCTGGCCATCCCCGAACCGACGGAGTCCGAAGTGGACGAGTACGCCGAAGCGGTGGCCCAGGTATGGACGCAGGTGCTCGGCCTCGCCGAGCCGCCGGCCGCCCACGAGCGGTTCGCCGCGCTGGGCGGCGGGTCGCTCGCGGCGACGCAGGTGGTGAGCCGCCTGCGCCGCCGCTTCGACGCGGACCTGTCGGTGCGGGACGTGCTGACCAAGGCCACCGTCGCCGGGGTCGCCGAGGTGCTGCGCGTCAGGAAGAACGGCGCAGCGCCCGCGTGACGATCCGGGCGAGCGCGGTCAGCCCCTCGCCCTGCCACATCGTGTAGTGGTTGCCGGGCACGGTTTCCGCGGTGACCTCGGCGCACATCCCCGTCCAGTCCATGCCGGTCGACGGTGATCCCGCGCCCTTGATGGTGACCATCGGCCCGGGGTGCCCGCCGCGCGGCTGGTAGCTGTGCAGCGCGATGGTGTTCGCGCGGTGCACCGCGTACCGCCGCGTCAGCGTGCCGAGATCGAGTTCGGCCGGGATGACCCCGTCCGCGGAGAGCGTGGCCAGCGCGCTCTCCACGGACTCGTCGGTGATCACCAGTTCGGCCAGCGCCGCGTCCAGCACACCGTGGTCGGCGAAGGGATCGGCGCCGGTGAGGTCGATGGCGAACCGGCGCAGCAGCGACTCCGCGTCCGGCATCGGCTCGGGCATCGGTACCGGGGTGTCCACGGTGATCAGCAGCGGTGGCGGGCCATCGGACCGCCGGGCCATCTCGTACCCGATCACCCCGCCCATCGACCAGCCCAGCAGGGCGAACGGCTCGCCCGGCCGTTCCGCGGCGATGGCGGCCAGGTACAGCTCCGCCAGTTCACCCACCGAGCAGAGCGGTTTCTCGTCCTCGTCGTCGAAGCCGGGGGCCTCGACGCCGTAGACCGGCCGGTCCGCGTCGAGCAGCGGGACCAGCGAGAAGTACGAATACGCCGAGCCCGACGCCGGGTGCAGGCAGTAGAGCGGGGTTCCGGCGCCGGACGGGCGCAGCGGGATGAGCGGCTCAGGCTCCATCTGCCGCCACCTTCGCCGGCGCGAGCTGCTCGTCGATGACCGCGGCGATCCCGCGCACGGTCGGATTGCCGAACAGCCTGCGCAGCTTGAACTTGATGCCGAACGCGCGGTTGAGCCTGCTGACCAGGCGCAGCGCCTCCAGCGAGTTCCCGCCGCTGTCGAAGAAACTGCTCGCCGCCCCGATGCGCTTTTCGCCGAGCACCTCGGTGAACACCTCCGCCACGGTCTGCTCCGTCGCTGTCCGCGGAGCCAGGAACTCCTCGGCCGCGTCCGGTTCCGGATCGGGCAGCGCGGCCCGGTTCACCTTGCGCGCCGCGGTCAGCGGCATCTTCTCCAGCACCACCCACGCGGTGGGCACCATGTACTCCGGCAGCCGGTCCAGCAGGTGCACCTTCAGCTCCGCCGCGGTCGGCTCCCGCCCGTCGGCCGGGGTCACGTAGCCGACCAGCCGGGGCGCGCCGCGCTGGTCGGGCCGCAGCGCCACGGCCACCGTGCCGACGTCCGGGCTGGCCAGCAGCGCGGCCTCGATCTCCTCCAGCTCGATCCGCAGCCCGTGCAGTTTGACCTGGTTGTCCACCCGGCCGACGAACTCCAGCTGGAGGTCGTGGTTCCAGCGGACCAGGTCGCCGGTGCGGTAGACCCGGCCACCGGGGTGGAACGGGTCCTCGGTGAACGCCGCCGCGGTCAGCTCCGGCTGGTTCAGGTACCCCCGCGCGAGCCCCTCCGGGCCGCCGATCAGCAGTTCGCCCGGAACCCCGCGCGGCACCAGCTCACCGGCTTTGTCCACAATGTACATCCGGCGGTCCGGGAACGGCACGCCGATCGGGGGCGCGGCCTCGCAGAACCCCGGCGGGCACTCGTAGGCCGTGCAGCCGACGGCCGCCTCGGTCGGGCCGTAGACGTTGATCAGCCTGCGGCCGTCGGTGTTCCACTTGTTGACCAGTTCGGCCGGGATGGCCTCGGCCCCCATCATGATCTTGCGCAGGTCCGGGTAGGGCCCGGCCTCGACCAGCGACAGCATCGCCGGCGACATGCACGCGTAGGTGGTGCGCTGGTCGCGCATGAGCTGGGCCAGCACGTCGGGCGCGGTGCCCGCCTCCTGGTCCACCAGCACGATGGTGGCACCGGCGCACAGCCCGGCGAAGATCTCGCCGTGCGACATGTCGAACGACAGCGCCGCCAGCTGCAGCATCCGGTCCTGGGGCACCAGGTCGAACACCCGGCGGTAGGACTCGGCGAACGACATCAGCGCGCGGTGCTCGACGAGCACGCCCTTGGGCCTGCCGGTGGACCCGGAGGTGTAGAGCACGTAGGCCAGCGAATCGCGGCCCGCCCACTCCGGCATCGGCTCCCGCGCCACGGCGGCGACCGCCGTCCACGCACCGTCCACTTCGGTCACCTGCCACGGCCCGGCCGGGATGCGCTCGCGCACCCGGGACTGGGTGAGCACCAGGGGAGTGGCGGTGTCTCGCAGCATGTAGTCCAGCCGGTTCGGCGGGTTGGCCGGATCGAGCGCCACGTAGGCGACCCCGGCCTTGAGCACGCCGAGAAAGGTGACCAGCGCGTTGAGGTCGCGCTCCATCGCCACGGCCACGATCTGCCCGGGGTGGACCCGGCCGGCCCGCAGGTACCGGGCCAGTGTCTCGGCCCGGCGGTCCAGTTCGCCGTAGGTCAGCACCTCGCCCTGGAACACCGCGGCCGGGTGGTCCGGCTGCTCGGCGGCCTTGGCCGCGACCACCGCGTGCACCGGCTCCGGCCCGTACTCCAGGAACTCACCGCGGCCGGCGTCCAGCAGTTCCGCGCGTTCCGATCCGGCCAGCAGCGGCAGTTCCGACAGCGGCCGGTCCGGTTCGGCGCAGGCCCCGGCCAGCAGGTGCTCCAGGTGCCCGGCCAGCGCCTCGATCCGCCACCGGTCGAACAGGTCGGCCGAGTACTCGATGACCAGTTCCAGCCGGTCGGACAGTTCGACGAAGTTCATCGCCAGGTCGAACCGGGACACCGGGTTGGCCTGGCCGACCGGTTCGGCCCGCAGGTCCGGCAGGTCGAAGTCGGTGGCCGACAGGCGGCCGTCGATCAGCTGCAGGCCGACCACGAAAAGCGGGTTGCGGCCCAGGTCGCGGGTCGGCTGCACCCGGTCGACCACCAGCTCGAACGGGGCGTCCTGGTTGTCGTAGGCGTCCATCACGTGGTCGGCCACCTGCTCCAGCAGGTCGCCGAAGACCGGGTCGCCGGAGGTGTCGGCCCGCAGCACCACCATGTTGGTGAAGAAGCCGACCAGCTCCTCGAAGTCCGGGTCGGTGCGGCCGAGCGTGGCGATGCCGATCGGGATGTCCTCCTGCCCGGTGTACCGGGTCAGCAGCGCCGCCGTCGCCGCGGACAGCAGCATGAACATCGACACCCCGCGCTCTTTGACCAGGTTCCGCGCGGCGGGCAGGATCTCGCCGGACAGCGTCACGCTCAGCAGGCCGCCGACGAAGCTCTGCTCGGCCGGGCGGCTGCGGTCGGCGGGCAGGTCCAGTGCGGGAAGATCGGCCAGCCGCTTCGCCCAGTACTCGAGCTGCGCCTCCAGCCCGCCGTTCGTCTGCAGTTCGCGCTGCCGCGCGGCGAAGTCCGCGTACCGCAGCGAAGGCGGCTCGCGGTCCAGCGTCTCGCCCTTGGCCAGCGCGGCGTAGGTGGCCGCCAGCTCGGCGTTCATCAGCCCGTTCGACCAGCCGTCGGTGATGATGTGGTGGAACCGCTGGGACAGGATGTGCTCCTCGGGCCCGAGCCGGAACAGCGTGTACCGGTAGAGCGGGCCGGCGGTCAGGTCGAACGGGGTGTCCACGCGTTCGGCGAGCAGTTCGTTCGCGGCCGCCTCGCGCGCGCCGGGATCCAGCCCGCTCAGGTCGATCACCTCCAGATCGACCTCGGCGGGCGGCGCGGCGAGCAGGTAGGGCGCGCCGTCGTCGACGTGCACGGTGCAGCGCAGGGACTCGTGACGCCGCACGATGTCGCTGAGCGCGGCGCGCAGCAGCTCCGGGCGGAGCGCACCGGTGAGCCGGTGGTTGGCCGCGGTGTTGTAGGTGGACCGGTCCGGGGCCAGCTGGTCGAGGAACCAGAGCTGCTCCTGGCCGAAGGACAGCGGGAGCCGTTCGCCGTTCATTCTGCTTCTCCAACTTCGTGAGGACGATCGGTGAGGCGGGCGAGCACCGCGGCCAGCCAGCGCGCCCGGCGGGGCATGGTGCCGACGAGCACGTACTCGTCCGGGCCGTGGGCACCGCCGCCTTCGGCGCCCAGTCCGTCCACTGTGGGCACGCCGAGCGCGGAGACCACGTTGGCGTCGCTGACCCCGCCGACCGCCAGCTCGCCGGGTTCCCAGCCGTCGGCGGCCGCGCAGGCGCGGGCGAGCTCGGCCAGCCGCGCGGCTCCGGGGCCGCGGTGCAGGGGGCCGCGGTGCACCCCGCCGGTGACGGTGATCTTCGCGTCCGGGTGGTGCGGGGTGCGGGCGCGGACGGCCGCGTCGACCCGCTCGCCCGCCTCGGCGGTCCAGAACCGGGTTTCGAGCTGGGCGGTGGCCCGCGCGGCCACCACGTTGCGGCCGGTGCCGCCCCGGACGGTGCCGAGGTTGACCGTGGTGCCCTCGTCCAGTCCGCTGAACCCGGCCAGTTCGCCGAGCTGCGCGGCCAGTTCGGTGATCGCGTTGACGCCGCGGTCGAAGTCGAGCCCCGGGTGGGCGGCCACGCCGGTGACCTCGACGTCGTAGAAGCCGATGCCCTTGCGCGCGGTCTTCATCGCGCCACCGGGCCCGCCCGGCTCCAGCACCAGCGCGCAGGCGCTGCGTTCCGCCTCGGCCACCAGGAACGGTTCCGAGCCGGGACTGCCCAGCTCCTCGTCCGCGTTCAGCAACACGGTCAGGTCCGGTTCCGGGGTGCGCGGCAGCAGCTGCCGCAGTGCTTCGACCAGCTGCACCAGCCCGGCCTTCATGTCGAACACGCCCGGCCCCCTCGCGCGTCCGTCGTGGACGGTGAACGGGCGCCGGGCCAGCTCGCCGACGCCGAACACGGTGTCCACGTGGCCCAGCACCAGCACCGGCCGCTCCTGGCGCCCCCACCGGGCCAGCAGCACCGGGGTGCCGTTGGCCGCGGTGTGCCGGTCGAGCCGGGCGCCCAGCGCGGCGAACTCCGCGCCGACCACGTCCTGCACGGCGTGGCAGCCGAGCGGGTGGTCGGCCGGGGACTCGATGGAGACCAGCCGGTCGAGCAGTCCGATCACGATCCGTTCCTCCGCTCGGTCCAGGCGGAGGCGTACAGGCCGCACAGCTCCGCTTCGGTGAACTCGCGCCGGGTGTTGCGCAGCACCGGCTTGAACGCGGTCGCGAGCGCGGCCAGCCGGGGCAGGTCCGCGTGCGGCACGCCGTACTCGGCCAGCGGACCGGCCACGCCGAGCCGGTCGCGCACGGTGGTGAACGCGTCGGCCAGGTCGGGCGTGCCGGCGAGCAGGCGCCCGAGTTCGGCGCAGCGGTCCGGCGCCACCACGGCGAGCGCCCGCAGCGCCGCCGGCGCGACCAGCGCGTTGGCCCGGCCGTGCGGGATCCGGTATTCGCTGGTCAGCGGATAACCGAGGGCGTGCACCACGCCCGCGTTGGTGTTGGCCATGGCCATGCCCGCGGTGAGGCAGCCGGTCATCAGCCGGAGGCCGTCGCGCAGGCCGGGCACCATCGCGTCGCGCAGGATCTCCACGGCGAGGCGGGCGCACACGTCGCTGTACGCCGTCGCCGCCCGCGCGAGGTAGGCCTCGATCGCGTGCAGGAGTGCGTCCAGTGCGGTGTCCGCGGCCACCCCGGCGGGCAGCGTGGCCAGTGCGTCCGGGTCGGCGAGCACCAGTTTCGGCGCCAGCCACCGGCCGCTGACCGCGAACTTGCGGCCGGTGCCGTCCGCGATCGTGGCGTGCCGCGAGAGTTCGGCACCGCTGCCGGGGGTGGTGAGCACGGCGACCACCGGAACGCCGGGCGCGGTGAACCGGCCCAGCCCCTCGTAGTCACCGATCTGTCCGGAGTGGACGGACAGGCCGGCGGCGGCCTTGGCCGCGTCGATCGTGCTGCCGCCGCCGACCGCGACGATGCCGTCGTGCCCGTCCAACTCGTCGCGGCACCGGTGCACCACCTCGGTGTCCGGGTCCGGCCGCGCCCCCGACCACAAACGCGGCCGCAACCCGGCGGCCTGCAGGCAGGTGACCACCCGCCCCGGCCAGCCGGCCGCGGTGACCCCGGGATCCGCGACGACCAGCGGCCGCAGCAGGCCCAGCGCCGACACGCTCGCGCCGACCTCACCGAGCGCGCCCGCGCCGACGCGGATCTCCGGCAGTTCCCTGGCTGACCAGGTACTCAGTGTGCCGACAGCCATCGCAACACCGCCGCGTTCACCGTGGCCGGGCCGAGTCCGTACCGCTCCAGCATTTCCTCGTACTCCGCGGTCTGCGCGCAGTACTGGTCGGGTACGCCGAAGCCGAGCACGGGGGCGGGGTGCTCCGCCAGCACCACCCCGGCGACCGCCGAGCCGAGCCCGCCGATCCGGTTGTGGTCCTCGTAGGTGACCAGCAGCTCGCTGCGCCGCGCCTCGGCCAGGATCGCCGCGCGGTCAAGGGGTTTGAGCGTGTGCACGTTGACCACGCGCGCGCGGACCCCGTTGGCCGCCAGCAGGTCCGCCGCCGCCAGCGCCATCGGCACGATCTGGCAGCCGGTGGCCAGGATGCTCACGTCGGACGGTTCGTCCCCGGTGTCGCGCAGCACGACCACCTCGCCGATGCGGAACTCGGCGGGAGCGTCGTGGACGGCGGGTGTCGGCCCCCGGCTGGCCCGCACGTACACCGGGCCGGGATGCGCCGCCGCGGCTTTCACGGCCAGGTAGGTTTCGTACGCGTCCGCCGGGGAAAGCACGGTCATACCCGGCATCGCCGTGGTCACCGCGATGTCCTCGACGCACTGGTGGCTCGGTCCCGCGTACCCGCCGGACAGGCCGGTGTAGTAACCCACCAGCTTGACCGGGGCGCCGTTGTAGCAGACGTCCAGCCGGAGCTGCTCGCAGCCGCGCATCGTGCCGAACACCGCGAAGGTGTTGACAAAAGGGACCTTCCCCCGCATCGCCAGCCCGGCCGCGATGCCGATCTGGTCGGCCTCGGCGATGCCCGCCTGGAGGTAGCGGTCCGGGAACTCCTTGTCGAACGGCACCGCGGGCAGGCCGAGGTCGTTCTCCACGGAGAAGACCCGGTCGTCCTCGCGGGCCAGCTCCAGCTGCGCGCGGCGCGCGGTGACCCGGCTGGACAGGCCGTATTCGGTGTACCACTCGGACAGTGCGGACAACTCGGCCATCACGTACCTCCCCGTCGCACGGCCGTGGTGAACATCGCCGCGGCGTCCTCCTGGGACACCGGGACCGGGTTGAGCGACAGGTGGAACTTGTCCGCCATCATCTTCGCCACCAGATCCGGGACGTGTGCTTCGGTCACGCCCAGCTCGGGCAGCCCCGGGATGGGCAGCGCGGCCACCAGCTCCCGGACCGCGGCCACCGCCGCCTCCCCGGACCCACCGGCACCCAGGGCGCCGGCCAGCGCGGCGAACCGGTCCGGCAGGTGCGGTAGGTTGAATTCCATGCCGTCGGCCAGGAACAACGCGACGCCGACCCCGTGGTGCACGTCGAACATCGCGTTGACCGCGTGCGCGAAGGCGTGGTCGACCGCACCGCCGCCCTTCATCGAGATGCCGGCGGACAGGCTGCCGGTCATCATCCGCTCGCGTGCGTCGAGGTCGGAACCGTCGGCGACCGCTTCGGGCAACGCCTTCGACAGCGTCGAGACGGCGTAGAGCGCCATGGCGTCCGCGAGCGGCTGGCGCTCGGCCGAGACGTACGCGCCGATCGCGTGGGCCAGCGCGTCGATCCCGGCCGCCGCGGTCGCGCCGGGCGGCAGGGTCAGCGTCAGCTCCGGATCGCACAGCGCCACCTGCGCCGGCGTGGCCACCACGTGCATCTTGAACACGCGGCGGCTGTCGGTGATGATCGCGCCCGCCACCGCCTCGCTGCCGGTGCCCGCCGTGGTCGGCACCTGCACCAGTGGCGGCACGGGCGCGGTGACCGGTCGGGCGCCGTCCTCGAAGTCGATGATGCTGCCGCCGTGCGAGACCACCACCGCGGCCGACTTCGCCACGTCCAGCGCGCTGCCGCCGCCGGCGCCGAGGAACCCGTCGCACCCGTTGTCCCGGTAGGCCTGCGCGGCCGCGTCGACCTCCACTTCGGACGGATTGGTGCGCACCCCGGTGAACATCGTGCAGGCGACCCCGGCGTGCTTAAGCGAGGTGAGCACGGGATCGAGCACGCCCGCCGCGACCACCCCGGGGTCGGACACCAGGAGCACGTGCCGCACGCCGAGCCCGGCGAGCGCGTCCCCGGCCAGCCGGGCCGCTCCCCGTCCATAGTGGACCTGCGGGACCAGGTGGAAGAACTCAGACACCGGCGGCCACCGCCTTCTGGTTGAGCCTGCCGAACCCGCTGACCGTCCAGTCCAGCACGGTGAGGATGTCGAACACCGGCACCGGCAGGTCCGGCCGCAGGTCGTCGAGCACGGCGGGCAGCATGGTGCACTCGCAGACCAGCGCGCCGATGTCGGGCTCGCGGGCGAGGAACTCCAGGATCACCCGCCGCAGGTCCTCCCGCAGTTCCGCGTGCAGTTCGGCGTCGGCCTCCTTGGTCGCCAGGAACCGGCGCCACGACTCGTACTCGCCGACCCCGGCCACGCTGACCGGGAACTCCGTGCTCGACCAGCCGCACGCGGTGAAGTTGTGCTCGCCGACCGCGTCCGGGAAGAAGGTCAGCACCCCGATGCGGGTACCCGGGGTGATCATCCTGGCCACCACGGGCACCGCGACCAGGCTGGAGAGCACCACCGGGGTGCGCACCGCGGCCGCGACCTCCTGCTGCAGCAGGGCCATCAGGCCGCAGTTCGCGGTGATCACCCGGACGCCCTGCCGTTCGAGTTCGCGGGCCGCCTCCACGTAGAGCGGCAGCAGCGCCTTGGCGTCCTCGGCGGTGCGCGGCGTTTTCGCGCCGCGTACCACCATCCGCCGCACCGGGTACGTCCAGGTCCGGTCGTTGACCATGCAGCCGGGGACGTCGGCCATCTTGCCCTCCAGCATCAGGATGCCCAGGGTTTCGGTCGGTGCCGTCACGGTTGCCACCTCCTTGTCTCCTCCTCGACGGCGGCGACGACGCTGTCCACGTCCAGTCCGCACCGGCGC
This region includes:
- a CDS encoding M20 family metallopeptidase produces the protein MIGLLDRLVSIESPADHPLGCHAVQDVVGAEFAALGARLDRHTAANGTPVLLARWGRQERPVLVLGHVDTVFGVGELARRPFTVHDGRARGPGVFDMKAGLVQLVEALRQLLPRTPEPDLTVLLNADEELGSPGSEPFLVAEAERSACALVLEPGGPGGAMKTARKGIGFYDVEVTGVAAHPGLDFDRGVNAITELAAQLGELAGFSGLDEGTTVNLGTVRGGTGRNVVAARATAQLETRFWTAEAGERVDAAVRARTPHHPDAKITVTGGVHRGPLHRGPGAARLAELARACAAADGWEPGELAVGGVSDANVVSALGVPTVDGLGAEGGGAHGPDEYVLVGTMPRRARWLAAVLARLTDRPHEVGEAE
- a CDS encoding transketolase family protein, translating into MAELSALSEWYTEYGLSSRVTARRAQLELAREDDRVFSVENDLGLPAVPFDKEFPDRYLQAGIAEADQIGIAAGLAMRGKVPFVNTFAVFGTMRGCEQLRLDVCYNGAPVKLVGYYTGLSGGYAGPSHQCVEDIAVTTAMPGMTVLSPADAYETYLAVKAAAAHPGPVYVRASRGPTPAVHDAPAEFRIGEVVVLRDTGDEPSDVSILATGCQIVPMALAAADLLAANGVRARVVNVHTLKPLDRAAILAEARRSELLVTYEDHNRIGGLGSAVAGVVLAEHPAPVLGFGVPDQYCAQTAEYEEMLERYGLGPATVNAAVLRWLSAH
- a CDS encoding iron-containing alcohol dehydrogenase; translated protein: MSEFFHLVPQVHYGRGAARLAGDALAGLGVRHVLLVSDPGVVAAGVLDPVLTSLKHAGVACTMFTGVRTNPSEVEVDAAAQAYRDNGCDGFLGAGGGSALDVAKSAAVVVSHGGSIIDFEDGARPVTAPVPPLVQVPTTAGTGSEAVAGAIITDSRRVFKMHVVATPAQVALCDPELTLTLPPGATAAAGIDALAHAIGAYVSAERQPLADAMALYAVSTLSKALPEAVADGSDLDARERMMTGSLSAGISMKGGGAVDHAFAHAVNAMFDVHHGVGVALFLADGMEFNLPHLPDRFAALAGALGAGGSGEAAVAAVRELVAALPIPGLPELGVTEAHVPDLVAKMMADKFHLSLNPVPVSQEDAAAMFTTAVRRGGT
- a CDS encoding iron-containing alcohol dehydrogenase family protein — its product is MAVGTLSTWSARELPEIRVGAGALGEVGASVSALGLLRPLVVADPGVTAAGWPGRVVTCLQAAGLRPRLWSGARPDPDTEVVHRCRDELDGHDGIVAVGGGSTIDAAKAAAGLSVHSGQIGDYEGLGRFTAPGVPVVAVLTTPGSGAELSRHATIADGTGRKFAVSGRWLAPKLVLADPDALATLPAGVAADTALDALLHAIEAYLARAATAYSDVCARLAVEILRDAMVPGLRDGLRLMTGCLTAGMAMANTNAGVVHALGYPLTSEYRIPHGRANALVAPAALRALAVVAPDRCAELGRLLAGTPDLADAFTTVRDRLGVAGPLAEYGVPHADLPRLAALATAFKPVLRNTRREFTEAELCGLYASAWTERRNGS